One window from the genome of Dermacentor silvarum isolate Dsil-2018 chromosome 5, BIME_Dsil_1.4, whole genome shotgun sequence encodes:
- the LOC119452867 gene encoding 2-(3-amino-3-carboxypropyl)histidine synthase subunit 1, producing the protein MGESDAVAVFANPTRKVFPGRRTAAKITSQLPFEIAEDPEIADALRCLPSNYNFEIPKTIWRIRQLGARTVALQFPEGLLIFALPIADILERFTGCEVVILGDVTYGACCVDDYAARALGCELMVHYGHSCLVPVDQMSGLKMLYVFVDIKIDVLHFVESVKRNWGSDTRLAFVSTIQFVSTIQSVAAELRNDGYNARTPQVRPLSPGEILGCTAPSVGDAEVAIYVGDGRFHMEALMIANPGVKMYRYNPYDKTLTEEGYDHATMLKVRRQAIEKAASAGTFGVVVGTLGRQGNPKVADGLKKTLLSAGYPPRNVVFVLLSEIFPKKLELFSGVDAWVQTSCPRLSIDWGLAFAKPVLTPYEANVAVRTAAWKERYPMDFYARDSLGPWTPNHKPPVSKADEKCQCKPAT; encoded by the exons ATGGGGGAGAGCGACGCTGTAGCCGTCTTTGCCAACCCGACTCGCAAAGTCTTTCCAGGCCGCAGGACAGCGGCAAAAATCACGAGTCAGTTACCGTTTGAAATCGCCGAAGACCCAGAAATCGCGGACGCCCTCCGCTGTTTACCATCAAACTACAACTTTGAAATTCCGAAAACGATCTGGAGAATCCGGCAGCTAGGAGCTCGCACAGTCGCGCTGCAGTTTCCCGAGGGATTGTTAATATTCGCGCTTCCCATCGCAGACATACTGGAGAGGTTCACCGGTTGCGAAGTCGTGATTCTCGGCGATGTGACGTACGGTGCTTGCTGTGTCGACGATTACGCTGCTCGCGCCTTGGGCTGCGAGCTCATGGTTCACTACGGACACAGCTGCCTCGTGCCCGTGGACCAAATGAGCGGCTTGAAGATGTTGTACGTGTTTGTCGACATCAAGATCGACGTGCTGCATTTCGTAGAGAGCGTCAAGCGTAACTGGGGCTCCGACACTCGTCTGGCGTTCGTCAGCACGATTCAGTTTGTGTCCACCATACAGTCTGTCGCCGCCGAACTGAGGAATGACGGCTACAACGCCAGGACGCCGCAAGTTCGACCACTGAGTCCCGGCGAGATCCTGGGCTGCACCGCACCTAGCGTTGGCGACGCTGAAGTGGCCATCTACGTCGGCGATGGCAGGTTTCACATGGAAGCTCTGATGATCGCCAACCCTGGCGTCAAGATGTACAG GTACAATCCTTATGACAAGACGCTGACAGAAGAAGGGTATGACCACGCGACCATGCTCAAGGTCCGTCGGCAAGCCATCGAGAAAGCAGCCTCAGCCGGTACCTTTGGTGTTGTCGTTGGCACCCTCGGGCGCCAGGGCAACCCAAAAGTTGCCGATGGTTTGAAGAAGACCCTGCTGTCTGCGGGATATCCACCAAGGAATGTTGTCTTCGTCTTGCTCTCCGAGATATTTCCCAAAAAGTTGGAACTCTTCAGCGGCGTGGATGCTTGGGTTCAGACGTCATGCCCCCGCTTGTCAATCGATTGGGGTCTCGCTTTTGCCAAGCCCGTGCTGACACCGTACGAGGCCAATGTGGCTGTGAGGACTGCAGCTTGGAAGGAACGTTATCCCATGGACTTTTACGCCAGGGATAGTCTGGGACCTTGGACACCAAATCACAAGCCGCCTGTGTCAAAGGCTGACGAGAAGTGCCAGTGCAAACCTGCTACTTGA
- the LOC119452868 gene encoding uncharacterized protein LOC119452868: MKFDEVRTTKSDGLRGVADNVRNQLRQLTRSTLDAWRPSPLDDSDRFQGHRGRHSALKTAMQVLVVLLLAACAVAGVTALATRHRVKHEIAPLCDNNIDQHARLDRLVDRIRSRLRDEEPFPLPTDIAPLRLYDGVLWGLSNFELRHPPQLVCGNGYANLTMLIGLVQPHVRYRWNFTPIPGVTGQFIAHADRATVDIFLQAPLDSPNAKASIKSLKVTELSQIWVKVPSVPVVSWVASQIGNLGTMINRKNLKRFLQENLRASIQKTLDKEPL; the protein is encoded by the exons ATGAAATTCGACGAGGTTCGCACCACCAAGAGCGACGGATTGCGCGGAGTCGCTGACAACGTCCGTAATCAG CTGCGGCAGCTAACTCGGTCAACACTTGACGCCTGGAGACCTTCGCCTCTTGACGACAGCGACAGGTTTCAGGGCCATCGTGGTCGACACAGCGCTCTCAAAACAGCCATGCAAGTCCTGGTGGTCCTTCTTCTGGCGGCTTGCGCTGTTGCCG GTGTGACAGCCCTTGCCACTCGCCATCGTGTGAAGCATGAAATTGCCCCACTCTGCGACAACAACATCGACCAGCATGCCCGACTCGATCGGCTTGTGGACCGGATTCGTAGCAGGCTGCGGGACGAGGAGCCATTCCCATTGCCCACCGACATTGCTCCCCTACGGCTGTATGACGGCGTGCTGTGGGGGCTGAGCAACTTTGAACTGCGGCATCCGCCGCAGTTGGTTTGTGGAAatggctatgccaacctcaccATGCTCATCGGTTTGGTGCAGCCACATGTCCGATACAG GTGGAACTTCACACCGATTCCTGGCGTCACTGGGCAGTTCATTGCACATGCTGATCGTGCCACTGTGGACATATTTCTTCAGGCGCCCCTTGACTCTCCTAATGCAAAGGCTTCCATCAAGTCGCTCAAGGTCACTGAACTCAGTCAGATTTGGGTCAAAGTTCCCAGTGTCCCCGTGGTGAGCTGGGTGGCCTCACAAATAGGGAACTTGGGCACAATGATCAACCGCAAAAATCTGAAAAGGTTCCTTCAAGAAAACCTGCGCGCCTCTATCCAAAAGACCCTCGACAAGGAACCCTTGTAG